The following proteins are encoded in a genomic region of Sphingopyxis sp. YF1:
- a CDS encoding LysE family translocator: MNQTALLALSAFALVSSITPGPNNMMLMASGANFGLRRTVPHALGVGIGFTLMIILVGVGLMGLFDLFPVLNLVLKVVSVTYLLWLAWKIANAAAPDTAGNAGGKPMTFVQAVLFQWVNPKAWSMALTAIALYAPDRNLFAVLLVALVFGVINLPSTSLWAVMGVSLRGWLSSPARLKAFNWTMAALLVGSLALLL; encoded by the coding sequence ATGAATCAGACCGCCCTGCTCGCACTCTCCGCCTTCGCGCTCGTCTCGTCGATCACGCCGGGACCGAACAACATGATGCTGATGGCATCGGGGGCCAATTTCGGCCTTCGCCGCACCGTCCCGCATGCGCTCGGGGTCGGGATCGGCTTCACGCTGATGATCATCCTCGTCGGGGTCGGGCTGATGGGACTGTTCGACCTGTTCCCCGTACTCAATCTGGTCCTCAAGGTGGTGAGCGTCACCTATCTGCTGTGGCTTGCGTGGAAGATCGCCAACGCCGCCGCGCCCGACACCGCGGGCAACGCGGGCGGCAAGCCGATGACCTTCGTGCAGGCAGTGCTGTTCCAGTGGGTCAACCCCAAGGCCTGGTCGATGGCGCTGACCGCGATCGCGCTCTACGCCCCCGATCGCAATCTCTTCGCGGTGCTGCTCGTCGCACTCGTCTTCGGCGTCATCAACCTGCCCTCGACCAGCCTGTGGGCGGTGATGGGCGTGTCGTTGCGCGGCTGGCTGTCGAGCCCGGCACGGCTCAAGGCGTTCAACTGGACGATGGCGGCCCTGCTCGTCGGATCGCTTGC
- a CDS encoding Lrp/AsnC family transcriptional regulator has product MIKIDTIDRKILRELSANGRIPNIELAERVGLSPSACLRRVQELERSGVITGYRARIDPAKVGNGFLAYVTVGLSTHTKKAQAGFEAAMAEAPEVRECHNITGAIEYLLRVEAADLAAYKHFHTEVLGVLPQVHSITTYVLMDSPKDERA; this is encoded by the coding sequence ATGATCAAAATCGATACCATAGACCGCAAGATATTGCGCGAGCTGTCCGCGAACGGGCGAATCCCCAATATCGAGCTCGCCGAGCGCGTCGGGTTATCGCCGTCGGCGTGCCTGCGCCGCGTGCAGGAACTCGAGCGCAGCGGCGTGATCACCGGCTATCGCGCGCGTATCGATCCCGCAAAGGTTGGCAACGGCTTCCTCGCCTATGTCACCGTCGGCCTGTCGACGCACACCAAGAAGGCGCAGGCGGGGTTCGAGGCGGCGATGGCCGAGGCGCCCGAGGTGCGCGAGTGTCACAATATCACCGGGGCGATCGAATATCTGCTGCGTGTCGAGGCGGCCGACCTTGCGGCGTACAAGCATTTCCACACCGAGGTGCTCGGCGTGCTGCCGCAAGTGCATTCGATCACCACCTATGTGCTGATGGACTCGCCCAAGGACGAGCGGGCATAG
- a CDS encoding LLM class flavin-dependent oxidoreductase, with translation MLKLSFLDLVPVTDTGTIAQSLANAADLARHAEVLGYERYWVAEHHGMAGIASAATAVVLAHIGQATSTIRIGAGGIMLPNHAPMVIAEQFGTLEALFPGRVDLGLGRAPGSDGVVARALRRNLASDERQFPQDVVELQAFLAGDDRLGIRAVPGEGTNVPLWILGSSLFGAQLAAALGLPYAFASHFAPDALDEALDIYRRQFKPSAQLAEPYAAAAFNVFAADTREEAELLASSQQQAFVALRTGNPGKMKAPLAGYRDGLPPNARAILDHVLQCSAVGTVDDVAAGLKAFAARTGVDEVIVASSMYDHDARKHSVALAMEAARSL, from the coding sequence ATGCTGAAACTATCCTTCCTCGACCTCGTCCCCGTCACCGACACGGGAACGATCGCCCAGTCGCTCGCCAACGCCGCCGATCTCGCGCGTCACGCCGAGGTGCTTGGCTACGAACGCTATTGGGTTGCCGAGCACCACGGGATGGCGGGGATCGCCAGCGCCGCGACCGCGGTCGTGCTCGCGCATATCGGGCAGGCGACCTCGACGATCCGCATCGGCGCGGGCGGGATCATGCTGCCGAACCATGCGCCGATGGTGATCGCCGAGCAGTTCGGCACGCTCGAGGCTTTGTTCCCCGGCCGCGTCGACCTCGGGCTCGGCCGCGCACCGGGCTCGGACGGCGTCGTCGCGCGCGCGCTGCGCCGCAATCTTGCGAGCGACGAGCGCCAGTTCCCGCAGGATGTCGTCGAATTGCAGGCCTTTCTGGCCGGCGACGACCGCCTCGGAATCCGGGCGGTGCCGGGCGAGGGCACCAACGTGCCGCTGTGGATCCTGGGATCGAGCCTATTCGGCGCGCAGCTCGCCGCTGCGCTCGGGCTGCCCTATGCCTTTGCGAGCCACTTCGCGCCCGACGCGCTCGACGAGGCGCTCGACATCTACCGCCGTCAGTTCAAGCCGTCGGCGCAGCTTGCCGAGCCCTACGCCGCCGCGGCGTTCAACGTTTTTGCCGCCGACACGCGCGAGGAGGCCGAGCTGCTCGCTTCGTCGCAGCAGCAGGCCTTCGTTGCGCTGCGCACCGGCAATCCGGGCAAAATGAAAGCGCCGCTCGCGGGGTACAGGGACGGTCTGCCGCCCAATGCGCGCGCGATCCTCGATCATGTCCTGCAATGTTCGGCGGTCGGTACGGTCGATGACGTCGCGGCAGGCCTCAAGGCCTTTGCCGCGCGCACCGGCGTCGACGAGGTGATCGTCGCTTCTTCGATGTACGATCATGACGCGCGCAAGCATTCGGTGGCGCTGGCGATGGAGGCGGCGCGCAGCCTGTAA
- a CDS encoding DUF421 domain-containing protein has protein sequence MDIVLRATVMFAVLYALLRLLGKRELGQMTPFELVVLVVMGDLIQQGVTHNDFSVTGATLAICTFAFWGVVLSWLSYLFPRLKDPLEGRPKIVICDGRLCEENLRRDRLTRTEIESEMRLAGIAHIRQVAWAILEPQGKISFIRRDDTPDSRQSDRDSVAK, from the coding sequence ATGGATATCGTGCTCCGCGCCACCGTGATGTTCGCCGTGCTCTACGCCCTGCTGCGGCTGCTCGGCAAGCGCGAGCTCGGGCAGATGACGCCATTCGAACTCGTCGTGCTGGTCGTGATGGGCGACCTCATCCAGCAGGGGGTGACACACAATGATTTCAGCGTGACGGGTGCAACGCTTGCCATTTGCACCTTCGCTTTCTGGGGCGTTGTACTCAGCTGGCTCAGCTATTTGTTTCCGCGCCTCAAGGACCCGCTCGAAGGCCGGCCCAAGATCGTGATCTGCGACGGCAGGCTGTGCGAGGAAAATTTGCGTCGCGATCGCCTGACCCGCACCGAAATCGAATCCGAAATGCGCCTCGCCGGGATTGCCCACATCAGGCAGGTGGCATGGGCCATCCTCGAACCCCAGGGCAAGATCAGCTTCATCCGGCGCGACGACACCCCGGACAGCCGGCAGAGCGACCGCGATTCGGTCGCGAAATAG
- a CDS encoding aspartate aminotransferase family protein, whose protein sequence is MSITPLMPVYPRCAVRPVRGEGAYLIGERGERYLDFASGIAVNLLGHGHPHLTQAIQDQAATLMHVSNLYGSPQGEAFAQRLVDNTFADTVFFTNSGAEAVECAIKTARAYHSSAGNAEKHNLINFNNAFHGRTLGTISATNQEKLRKGFDPLLPGFAYAPFDDVNAALDLVDDNTAGFLIEPVQGEGGIRPASQPFLQALRDICDKRDLMLIFDEVQCGVARTGTLYAYEQYGIAPDIMATAKGIGGGFPLGACLATEKAARGMVIGTHGSTYGGNPLAMAAGQAVFDVILEDGFLDGVKATGERLRGALEQLIPNHDNLFESVRGMGLMLGIKLKSDSRAFVAHLRDNHGLLTVAAGDNVVRILPPLNIEQGHIDECIAKLSAGAASYTPPAS, encoded by the coding sequence ATGTCGATCACGCCGCTGATGCCCGTCTACCCCCGGTGCGCCGTGCGTCCGGTGCGAGGCGAAGGCGCCTATCTGATCGGCGAGCGAGGCGAGCGTTATCTGGACTTCGCGAGCGGCATCGCGGTCAATCTGCTCGGCCACGGCCATCCGCACCTGACCCAGGCGATCCAGGATCAGGCCGCGACGCTGATGCACGTGTCGAACCTGTACGGCAGCCCGCAGGGCGAGGCCTTTGCGCAGCGGCTGGTCGACAACACCTTTGCCGACACCGTTTTCTTCACCAACTCGGGCGCCGAAGCGGTCGAGTGCGCGATCAAGACCGCGCGTGCCTATCACTCGAGCGCGGGCAATGCCGAAAAGCATAATCTGATCAACTTCAACAACGCTTTCCACGGCCGCACGCTGGGGACGATCTCCGCGACCAACCAGGAAAAGCTGCGCAAGGGTTTCGATCCGCTGCTGCCGGGCTTCGCTTACGCGCCGTTCGACGATGTCAACGCGGCGCTCGATCTTGTCGACGACAACACCGCGGGTTTCCTGATCGAGCCGGTGCAGGGCGAGGGCGGCATCCGCCCGGCTTCGCAGCCCTTTCTCCAGGCGCTGCGCGATATCTGCGACAAGCGCGACCTGATGCTCATTTTCGACGAGGTTCAGTGCGGCGTCGCACGCACCGGCACGCTCTATGCCTATGAACAATATGGCATCGCGCCCGATATCATGGCGACCGCGAAGGGCATCGGCGGCGGCTTCCCGCTGGGAGCGTGCCTTGCGACCGAAAAGGCCGCGCGCGGCATGGTGATCGGCACCCACGGCTCGACCTATGGCGGCAACCCGCTGGCGATGGCGGCCGGGCAGGCGGTGTTCGACGTGATCCTCGAGGATGGCTTCCTCGACGGCGTCAAGGCGACCGGCGAACGGCTGCGCGGCGCGCTCGAACAGCTGATTCCGAACCACGACAACCTGTTCGAAAGCGTGCGCGGCATGGGGCTTATGCTCGGCATCAAGCTCAAGAGCGACAGCCGCGCCTTTGTCGCGCATCTGCGCGACAACCACGGGCTGCTCACCGTCGCGGCGGGCGACAATGTCGTGCGTATCCTGCCTCCGCTCAACATCGAGCAGGGTCATATCGACGAATGCATCGCCAAATTGTCGGCGGGGGCGGCGAGCTATACGCCGCCGGCGTCCTGA
- the argF gene encoding ornithine carbamoyltransferase, which produces MMRHFLNLSDAGGDAIAAMLSDAIARKGARAGWPKARPDADKPLADHVLAMVFEKNSTRTRCSFDIAIRQLGGVPMILDAGTSQLGRGETIADTARVLSRYADAIMIRTDHHDKIEELAHHATVPVINGLTDLSHPCQIVADLLTLVEGGKALPGLELAWLGDGNNVLASLIEAAGLFGFNVRAGVPQGYEPDASFVEAARAKGARIDIVRDAREAVAGADVVVTDTWVSMGQDHAHNKLAAMAPYQVDERLMGGAKGDALFLHCLPAHRGEEVVDAVIDGPRSRVWDEAENRVHAQKSVLLWALEKL; this is translated from the coding sequence ATGATGCGGCACTTCCTGAACCTGTCCGACGCGGGCGGGGATGCGATCGCGGCGATGCTGTCCGACGCGATCGCCCGCAAGGGCGCGCGCGCGGGCTGGCCCAAGGCGCGTCCTGACGCGGACAAGCCGCTCGCCGACCATGTGCTGGCGATGGTGTTCGAGAAGAATTCGACGCGCACGCGCTGTTCGTTCGACATCGCGATCCGCCAGCTCGGCGGGGTACCGATGATCCTCGACGCAGGGACGAGCCAGCTCGGCCGCGGCGAGACGATCGCCGACACCGCGCGCGTGCTGTCGCGTTACGCCGATGCGATCATGATCCGTACCGATCATCACGACAAGATCGAGGAACTGGCGCATCACGCCACGGTTCCCGTCATCAACGGACTGACCGACCTGTCGCACCCGTGCCAGATCGTCGCCGATCTGCTGACGCTGGTCGAGGGCGGCAAGGCGCTGCCGGGTCTCGAGCTTGCGTGGCTGGGCGACGGCAACAATGTGCTGGCGTCGCTGATCGAGGCGGCGGGGCTGTTCGGCTTCAACGTCCGCGCGGGCGTGCCGCAGGGCTATGAACCCGACGCGAGCTTCGTCGAGGCGGCGCGCGCGAAGGGCGCGCGTATCGACATCGTCCGCGACGCGCGCGAGGCGGTGGCGGGCGCCGATGTCGTCGTCACCGACACCTGGGTGTCGATGGGCCAGGATCACGCGCACAACAAGCTGGCGGCGATGGCGCCCTATCAGGTCGATGAACGGCTGATGGGCGGCGCGAAGGGCGACGCGCTCTTCCTCCACTGCCTGCCCGCGCACCGCGGCGAAGAAGTCGTCGACGCGGTAATCGACGGCCCCCGGTCGCGCGTGTGGGACGAGGCGGAAAACCGCGTCCATGCGCAGAAGTCGGTGCTGCTCTGGGCGCTCGAAAAGCTGTGA
- a CDS encoding Hsp33 family molecular chaperone HslO, whose translation MSDIVETWFDQPLVFTIAARHVRGRLVRLGPVLNTIMAAHSYPPVAEKLLAEALVLTVLLGSTLKAEGGQMTLQAQTGGGPVELLVCDYRGGELRGYLKFDAERLAEVGPDPTLFALFGEGFLAITFDQEASGERYQGIVPLEGSSIGDAAEHYFVQSEQIPSLISLAARHDAEAGCVAGGLLLQHLPEGEVGRDRLHVRHAHGEWEHARTIAATLKDEELTDPATSLETLAWRLFHEDEVRIEPGVTVTRGCRCSPEYFAGVLRQFPEVERIDMADTTGNIVVDCAFCSRNFPIPLEEIAASH comes from the coding sequence GTGAGCGATATCGTCGAGACCTGGTTCGACCAGCCGCTGGTCTTCACCATCGCCGCGCGCCATGTGCGCGGGCGACTGGTGCGGCTTGGACCGGTGCTCAACACGATCATGGCGGCGCACAGCTACCCGCCGGTCGCTGAAAAGCTGCTGGCCGAGGCGCTGGTGCTCACGGTTCTGCTCGGCTCGACGCTCAAGGCCGAGGGCGGTCAGATGACGCTGCAGGCGCAGACCGGCGGCGGGCCGGTCGAACTGCTCGTTTGCGACTATCGCGGCGGCGAACTGCGCGGCTATCTGAAGTTCGATGCCGAGCGCCTGGCCGAGGTCGGACCCGATCCGACGCTGTTCGCGTTGTTCGGCGAGGGGTTCCTCGCGATCACCTTTGACCAGGAAGCGAGCGGCGAGCGTTACCAGGGCATCGTTCCGCTCGAAGGATCGTCGATCGGCGATGCCGCCGAACATTATTTCGTGCAGTCCGAGCAGATCCCGAGCCTGATCAGCCTCGCTGCACGCCACGATGCCGAGGCGGGGTGCGTTGCCGGTGGTCTGCTGCTCCAGCATCTCCCGGAGGGTGAGGTCGGGCGCGACCGGCTGCACGTGCGTCACGCGCACGGCGAATGGGAACATGCGCGCACGATTGCCGCGACGCTCAAGGATGAGGAACTCACCGACCCCGCGACGTCGCTCGAGACGCTCGCGTGGCGCCTGTTCCACGAGGATGAGGTGCGCATCGAGCCGGGTGTCACGGTGACGCGCGGGTGCCGTTGCAGCCCCGAATATTTTGCGGGGGTGCTGCGCCAGTTCCCCGAAGTCGAGCGCATCGACATGGCCGATACGACAGGAAATATCGTCGTCGATTGCGCGTTCTGCTCGCGGAATTTCCCGATCCCGCTCGAAGAAATCGCCGCGTCGCACTGA
- the queC gene encoding 7-cyano-7-deazaguanine synthase QueC, which yields MQDLAGKTLIVLLSGGLDSMVCAGLAREAGARIVALTVDYNQRHRVELESAARIARTVGAAEHIVLPLDLRRFGGSALTADLDVPKDGVDEHEVPITYVPARNLIFLSLTLGLAEARRAQDIVIGVNALDYSGYPDCRPDFIAGFEALARLATRDGDKGVDFRIHAPLQHMTKADIAAEAARLGMDAGESWSCYDPTPEGLHCGLCDSCRLRSKGFAEAGLPDPTRYA from the coding sequence ATGCAGGATCTGGCCGGAAAAACGCTGATCGTCCTCCTTTCGGGCGGGCTCGACTCGATGGTGTGCGCGGGGCTCGCGCGCGAGGCGGGGGCGCGCATCGTCGCGCTGACCGTCGATTACAACCAGCGCCACCGCGTCGAGCTGGAATCGGCGGCGCGTATCGCGCGCACCGTCGGCGCCGCCGAACATATCGTGCTGCCGCTCGATCTTCGCCGCTTCGGCGGTTCGGCGCTGACCGCCGACCTCGACGTGCCCAAGGACGGGGTAGACGAGCACGAGGTCCCGATCACCTATGTGCCCGCGCGCAACCTGATCTTCCTGTCGCTGACGCTGGGGCTCGCCGAGGCGCGCCGTGCGCAGGACATCGTGATCGGGGTCAATGCGCTCGACTATTCGGGCTATCCCGACTGCCGGCCCGATTTCATCGCAGGGTTCGAGGCGCTGGCGCGGCTTGCGACGCGCGACGGCGACAAGGGCGTCGATTTCCGGATTCACGCGCCGCTCCAGCACATGACCAAGGCCGACATCGCCGCCGAAGCGGCGCGGCTCGGCATGGATGCGGGCGAGAGCTGGTCGTGCTACGATCCGACCCCCGAGGGACTGCACTGCGGACTTTGCGACAGCTGCCGCCTGCGCAGCAAGGGGTTCGCCGAGGCGGGGCTTCCCGACCCGACGCGCTACGCCTGA
- the queE gene encoding 7-carboxy-7-deazaguanine synthase has protein sequence MAYAVKEIFLTLQGEGAQAGRRAVFCRFAGCNLWTGREQDRPKAVCRFCDTDFVGTDGTLGGKYADAPALATMIASAWGEGEADRYVVLTGGEPMLQVDDALIDALHARGFTIAIESNGTFAIPRSIDWICVSPKAGSDLVQTSGDELKLVWPQPGSDVGHLATLDFTHRLVQPLDDPKAGDNVRACVELVMADPRWRLSLQTHKSLGLR, from the coding sequence ATGGCCTATGCCGTCAAAGAGATATTTCTGACGCTGCAGGGCGAGGGCGCGCAGGCCGGGCGCCGCGCGGTGTTCTGCCGCTTCGCCGGCTGCAACCTGTGGACGGGACGCGAACAGGACCGCCCCAAGGCGGTCTGCCGCTTCTGCGACACCGATTTCGTCGGCACCGACGGCACGCTCGGGGGCAAATATGCCGACGCCCCCGCGCTTGCTACGATGATCGCATCGGCGTGGGGCGAGGGGGAGGCCGACCGCTATGTCGTGCTCACCGGCGGCGAACCGATGTTGCAGGTCGACGACGCGCTGATCGACGCGCTCCACGCCAGGGGCTTCACGATCGCGATCGAAAGCAACGGCACGTTCGCGATTCCGCGCAGCATCGACTGGATCTGCGTCAGCCCCAAGGCGGGGAGCGATCTGGTGCAGACAAGCGGCGACGAACTCAAGCTCGTCTGGCCGCAGCCGGGGAGCGACGTCGGGCACCTTGCAACGCTCGATTTCACGCACCGGCTTGTCCAGCCGCTCGACGATCCGAAAGCGGGGGACAATGTGCGGGCTTGCGTCGAACTGGTGATGGCCGACCCGCGCTGGCGCCTGTCGTTGCAGACGCACAAGAGCCTCGGCCTTCGCTAG
- the lipB gene encoding lipoyl(octanoyl) transferase LipB, with protein MHALPLPEWTLSPGLTDYIGALADMEARAAAIHAGDGRERVWLLEHPPLYTAGTSADPAELLDPRFPVYDAGRGGRYTYHGPGQRVGYVQLDLAQRGRDVRAYVHALEGWVIDALATLGVDARRAEGRIGIWTDDETGREAKIGAIGVRVKRWVTMHGFSLNVTPDLAHFGGIVPCGIAEFPVTSLAALGKAAGFAAVDAALAAGFPAFLDKISGSD; from the coding sequence ATGCATGCCCTGCCGCTTCCCGAATGGACCTTATCTCCCGGCCTGACCGACTACATCGGCGCGCTCGCCGATATGGAAGCACGCGCCGCGGCGATTCATGCGGGCGACGGACGCGAGCGTGTCTGGCTGCTCGAACACCCCCCGCTCTACACCGCAGGGACCAGCGCCGACCCGGCCGAACTGCTCGACCCGCGCTTTCCGGTCTATGACGCGGGGCGCGGCGGGCGCTACACCTATCACGGCCCCGGCCAGCGCGTCGGCTATGTCCAGCTCGATCTCGCGCAGCGCGGCCGCGACGTGCGCGCCTATGTCCATGCGCTCGAAGGCTGGGTGATCGACGCGCTCGCGACGCTCGGCGTCGATGCCCGCCGCGCCGAGGGGCGCATCGGCATCTGGACCGACGACGAAACGGGACGCGAGGCCAAGATCGGCGCGATCGGGGTGCGCGTGAAACGCTGGGTGACGATGCACGGCTTTTCGCTCAACGTGACGCCCGATCTGGCGCATTTCGGCGGCATCGTTCCGTGCGGGATTGCCGAATTTCCGGTGACCAGCCTCGCCGCGCTCGGCAAGGCGGCCGGTTTCGCCGCGGTCGATGCCGCGCTCGCCGCCGGCTTTCCAGCCTTTCTCGACAAAATTTCAGGCAGCGACTAG